The genomic region AGCCTGTCTTTACTACTGATGTGCTGCATGGAATAATCAACAAGCAGATCGCCTGCCTGTTTTTCAGCATGCTGCCCGTTTTGTGTTTCTGCATGATGGTGCGTCTTTTATACAGCGGCACAACCACCTTCTGGATTACCGCAGGCTACCTCACACTGGGACAATGGCTACAGGTCGGAGACCCTATCGCAGAACATCCTCTGCTGCGCCTGCTTATTCACGGCCTCTTTCCACCGCAGTGGACACCAGAGGCATCCCTTTACCTCACAATGACTGCATCCCTTCTCACTGCCGGCGTATGGCTGTGCATGCTTTTTGCCCTTCTGCTCCTGCGCCTGCCAAACACCGAGCCATGAACCTGGATAGGTTATTAGGCTGTAGGCTGTAGGCTAGGCTGTAGGCTGTAGGCTGTAGGCTGGACACAAGGAATGCAACCATATGGTTGCACTCCCATCGACTGCATCCTGCTGGTTTCCAACCTATGGCCTAAAAACCTACAGTCTAACTTCCTATTCCAAACTTATCTACTTATACGCATTGCGCATAATTTCCACGGTTTCCTCAAAGGAAAGCGTGTAGCGATCCATGCAGAACAAGCCGGCCATGGTATCATGGGCATTGCGGGCAAGTGTCTCCAGTTCATCGGCCTTGATACCGTAATCCGACATTTTCAGATCGCTGGCGCCGCATTTTTCAATGAGCTCCTTCAATGCATCGACAAACAGCATGGGCTGATCCTTTTCGGCCACACCTTCGACATTTTTTCCCATAGCTTTGGCCATTTCGATAAAACGTTCCGGCACCTTATCCGCAAAGAAGGAGAAGTAGGCCACCGACAGCATAATCAGTCCGGCACCGTGAGGCAGCTGGGGATGATGTGCTGACAGGGCATGTTCCATGGAGTGTTCAGAGGTACAGCTGGAGGTTGATTCCACAAAACCGGACAGGGTATTCGCCAGCGCAATATCGGTTCTGGCGGCCAGATTGGAACCATCGGCCACAACAACGGGCAAACTTTTATTCACCAGCGCCATGCTCTTGAGAGCATATAGATCACTGACAGGGGTGGCAATGCTGGCAATCACGCCTTCCGCAGCGTGGAAAAAGGCATCAAATCCCTGATAGACGGTCATATTTTTCGGCACCGTCAGCATCAACTCCGGATCAACAATGGACAGTTTAGGAAAGGTTTCGGCGGTACCAAATCCAATTTTTTCATTGGTATCCGTTTTAGTGATCACCGTCCAGGGATCGGCTTCGGTGCCCGTACCGGCGGTGGTAGTGATCGCCACAATCGGAAGTACGCCCCCTTCCACAGGCTGTCCTTTGCCGGAACCGCCATGGATGTAATCCCAATAATCACCGGGGTTTTTCGCCATAATGGCGATACTTTTAGCAGAATCAATGCTGCTGCCGCCGCCGAGACCAATCACGAAATCGCATCCTTCCGCTTTTGCCAGTGCGGCACCTTCCATAACATGCTGCTTGGTGGGATTGGCGCAAACCTTGTCAAAAACAACCGAGTCAATGCTCTGTTTGGCTAATAATGCCTGAACGCGTTCCAGATAGCCGTTCTTCTTCATCGACGTCCCGTTACTGATGACAATCAGCGCCTTCTTCCCGAACAACTGCTCGGTTGCCAGCTGATCGAGCTTTCCCGCGCCAAACAGAACTCTGGTAGGGATATGATAATCAAAGGGGGCTATAGGCTTCACAGATTCAATTGTCATGGTTCTATTCCTTTTTTTATTTATCTTTTAAAACCAAGGATATTGTACCATTCGCTATGCCGATAATATAGCATTATTAATCAAA from Spartobacteria bacterium harbors:
- a CDS encoding iron-containing alcohol dehydrogenase, whose product is MTIESVKPIAPFDYHIPTRVLFGAGKLDQLATEQLFGKKALIVISNGTSMKKNGYLERVQALLAKQSIDSVVFDKVCANPTKQHVMEGAALAKAEGCDFVIGLGGGSSIDSAKSIAIMAKNPGDYWDYIHGGSGKGQPVEGGVLPIVAITTTAGTGTEADPWTVITKTDTNEKIGFGTAETFPKLSIVDPELMLTVPKNMTVYQGFDAFFHAAEGVIASIATPVSDLYALKSMALVNKSLPVVVADGSNLAARTDIALANTLSGFVESTSSCTSEHSMEHALSAHHPQLPHGAGLIMLSVAYFSFFADKVPERFIEMAKAMGKNVEGVAEKDQPMLFVDALKELIEKCGASDLKMSDYGIKADELETLARNAHDTMAGLFCMDRYTLSFEETVEIMRNAYK